TGTGAGAGAAATACAAggaatttgtttaattttaagtATTGGAGCATGCCCCAATCTCAAATGCCAGGTATCAAGAGGGATGTTTGAGATGGTTGAAGTGTGAGGTACAAGAGGTGAGGCTGAGAAGGCTGTGTGTGTTTTGGGAGCATTTGACAAGTAGTATAGACCATTCTTAGCATACCCAACAGCAAGAGTTTTTTGTGAATTACGTTCAACCACAGTACAATAATCAGAGAAGAATTGAACATCACAATTGTTGTCCTTAATCAGCCTTTGTACCGACAACAGATTATGTTTAAAGAAAGGAACACACAAAACTGAGTCAAGTTTGAGATCTTTACCAACTTTTGCAGTCCCAGTGTGTGTCACCGTCACTGTGTCTCCTGTTGGAAGGTTGATAGTGGTTCCCCTTGCTGCAGGTACAGTCTTCATCAAGTTATGCAAGTAAGGTGTCATGTGGTCTGAGGCTCCTGAGTCAATTATCCACTCATTTGTGTTTCCAATCGCTTGATTACAAGAAATCATTCCAGAAAAATGACAGTCTAGCTCATCTTCTGTGTCTGACCCTTTTACTTGACTGGCCTGAAGCTGAGGTATTAGTTTAGCAATCTGAGCCAACTGTTGAGGTGTAAAACCAGTGTCTTCAACACTAGGCACAGATTGTGCTACAGCAGCCATTCTTGGTGCAGACTGTTGATTGTGGGTTCTGTTGTTTCCATATCTTTGAAGATTTCGATTTGGTGGCCCTCTGTTTGTGTTGTTTCCTCTGTGTTTTGGGTGCCAAGGAGGATAACCAGCAACTGTCCAGCATCTTTCAGTGGAATGACCTTTAACTCCACAGTGTGTGCAGTGAAGGTTAGAATTTCTGGCATTTTGAGCCTTGCTGTACATGGCCATGTTTTCAGTTTCAGCTTTTGGAGTGTTTAGCAGATCTCTTTGTGCCTCTTCTTGCTGTAGCATAGCAGATGCAGTCTCAACAGACGGCAAGGGATCACTCATCAACAACTGGCTCCTTTGTGGTCCATATACTTCATCAACACCATTCAAGAATTGAAACAGTCTCATTTCTTCCTTCTGCATTTCAATAGCATCAAGGAGTTTTCGTGTTTCAGCATCTGGTTTTGAGACGCCTGGTAAGACATTTAAACAATCCAATTCTTCCCACAAAGCCCTCATGGCAGTGTAGTATTCATTAATGGTAGATCCATTTTGTTTGACATCATAAACTTCCTTGTTGAGTTTGTATTTTCTCGAACCATTGGTAAGAGCAAACCTTTTTTCGAGATTTCTCCAAATATCATAAGCAGTTGTCATGTACATCACAGATTTCTTAATAGTAGGTGAGAGATTATGAGTGAGCCAAGCAATTACCATGTTATTGCAGGTGTCCCACATGTCGATCTTCATCTCATCCTCTGTTGGTTTTCTTATTGTTCCATTGACAAACCCGAGCTTTCTTTTTGAAGCCAAATTTATTTCCATAGATCGACACCAGGCTCTGTAGTCAGCTGATCCTTGGAGCTTTTCCACTTGAATCGAACTTGCACTATCAGATGGGTGAAGGAACAGTGGATTCAACATTTCTTGGTAAGAGACTTTTCCCGAGCTTGAAGATCCTCCAGATCCAGTTGTGTTTGACATCTTAAGGTTCTGATTACAGAGGGTTTGTGTATAGGTTTGTGTGTAGGTTTACTGATAGAAATTTTGAAGAGATTTTGGTTTTgagcaacctcgctctgataccataaagATAAGGATAGTTTCAACACAGAGAATGGGAGAAGGCAATGTTCATTATCATTTCAATCTCAAAAGAAGAAGACTACTGATATGATGCTCATATAATCAGTACTAGAGCAACTAGACAAAAGGAACATAAGACAGAAACCTAAAGGCTGTAGCAAACATTCTGCAACACCTGTTACATCATTGACTTAATCTCAGCCATACAAAAGATGGAGACAAACTATAATAACGAACTAAGGACAAACTGTTATAACAGACAAAAGGAGGACAGCTTGACTTAGACAGCAGCATGGTCCTCAATAAGTATGGGAACATGAAAACTATATGTGGATTTCTgggtaacaaaaaatatatagtatagcCGGAGCCTCCGTTAAAAAATGTCTCCGCGAGAGTCAACCCTAGTTAAAATGGGCATGACATCAGGCACCATGACATCAACACCTTGAccttaatattagtttaagtttAACAAACTTGGGAAAATGATTGTTGCTTCCACGAATCCTATTTAAAATCTCACTCTCTTCGCTGTAAATTCGTCACCTACAGCTAATAtaaaaaacacttatatatatcaCATTCTGTTCTTCTGTCTTTTGCTTATACAACTGATTTCCTCTTCTCATATTTgacattatacataaattttcatcaaataaatataaatcagAGGAATTAGTCTCAAGATGGAAGCAGAAGATGGTGGCAGTAATAATAATGTGAATGTGAATTCGAGTGATGATCGTATGGAAATCACGTTGGCTGCTCGTCAAAACTCGGTGGAAGTTCATAGTAAAGCTACCAAAGATGCTAATGTGCAACACAGCAAGTGGACTCAGCTGGCTAAAAGGTCAACTTTTGGTTCCATGAAGATTAGGCAGGTTTCTGAGGAGCTGCAGCGGTTGGCTGCATTGAGTAAAAGGCCACTAGAAAAATATGATCGCGCTAAATCAGGCGCAGTTCATGCTTCGTCGGGGTTTAATTTTGTAAGCAAGGGTAGTGGTGGCACCAATTGGATGGCCGTGGagaacaattttaaaaaactcaCTGAGAACACGAATGGCTTGCTTCCTCGGGCACGTTTTTGGGAATGCATAGGTAAATTGATTTATTAGAATTATTGTCTGTTTGGTAACCtggattttatttgaaattctgaatttgaacAAATAACCTGTTTGGGAATATGggtttgaatttcatttgaaattcaagATATTCAAATGTTAGTATAAACGTGAGAAtctgaaatgacaactcaaatcctatcatttgaaatgaaatgcgtGTTTTCAAACAGAGTGATGCAAATTTATGCTTCTATGTgttatgattgatgatgatgattgaCTATAGGTGAGAAAGTGGTGTCTAGAGATTTTGCTGAGGGGCTTTTTGACGCGATTGCCAAGAGAAAGAACATAATGGGCAACTCGATCAACAAAGTACAGTTGAAAGAGTTTTGGGACCAGATATCTGATCAGAATTTCGATTCCAGGCTTCAAACTTTCTTTGACATGTAAGATTAATTTCTGTTATTATGCTAACACGAAAAAAACAGATATTCTGATTTGCCTTTTGAAATACTACATGAAGTTGAAGAAAGATTgaagttataaattatttaatttgaagGGTTGACAAAGATGCAGATGGTAGAATCTCCAAGGATGAAGTGAGAGAGGTATGTAGTACAGCATATGATAATTCATAAGATGTTACACAAAAGTTGACTTCTATATGAACAGAACCATCATCTCACGTCTGAGATATTAATTAGTAGTGCTTGATTGTTTCCAGATTATTACTCTTACTGCTTCTGCCAACAAGCTTTCGACTATTAAAAACCGAGCAGATGAATATGCAACACTTATTATGGAAGAGCTCGACACTGAGAATCTTGGATACATCATGGtaaatgatttataaaatatgtctACAGCTCAGACAAAATTATCAAAAGTTGATCGTATTTGGTTGATAATGCATTTTATTAGTATGCGCTGCTTTTGCCTCAATAACAGATTGAAAAAATGGAGATGCTTCTGTTGCGAGCTGAAAATATGGAAGCTGAAGCACCAAGCAAGCCGAGCCAGGAGATTAAGCCGACACATTACCAAGTAATTTTGAGAACATATAAAGACTTTCAGTACTTTGTAGCGGAAAATTGGAAAAAAGTTTGGGTTTTGGCAGTATGGCTTGGGATTATGGCTGGTTTATTTGCTTACAAGTATGTGCAATACAAAAACAAAGCTGCCTACCAAGTTATGGGAgtttgtgtttgtttagcaAAGGGTGCAGCTGAGACACTTAAGTTCAACATGGCACTGATATTGTTACCAGTCTGTCGAAACACTATCACCTGGCTTAGGAATAAAACCAGATTAGGAGATGCTGTTCCCTTCGACAACAACATTAAATTTCACCAAGTAAGTTTGATTTGTcaaaaaatcttattttatatgaGTTCTTTCTTTAATCCAATTTGGTTATAAtatgttttgaaattttaactTTCTATAGATTATAACAGTGGGGATTGCAATAGGGGTTGGGATTCATGGATTGGCCCATTTGACTTGTGACTTTCCTCGTCTACTTCACGCGGATGAGGAGAAGTATGAACTAATGGAGCCTTTTTTTGGAAAAGATCAGCCTCCAAACTACTGGTGGTTTGTGAAGGGTGTAGAAGGAATAACTGGGATTGTTATGGTAGTGTTGATGGCAATAGCATTTACGCTAGCCAGCCCGTGGTTGAGGAGCCGCAAAGTAGAaccaaaaaatttgaaaactgCAAGTCCATCCAAAAATCCGGATGCAAATTCACCCATATATCTGAAAGAATTGAAAAGAGGTCTTGAGCAGATATTAAACAAGCTTACTGGATTCAATGCCTTCTGGTACTCACATCACCTCTTTGTCATTGTATATGCATTGCTCATTGTTCACGGTGTCAAACTTTACCTGACACATGACTGGTACAAGAAAACGGCAAGTACAAATTAACTTGAACACCATATACTGTAGTAAATAATCTTCCTGGCAATCATTTAACAAGCTGTTTAATGTTTTGCAAATGCCAGACTTGGATGTATTTGGCAGTTCCAATCATACTCTACGCCTGTGAGAGATTCATAAGAACCTATAGATCGAGCATCAAAGCTGttaatataaaaaaggtaaGCCTCTATATTTTTTAGTCGTGTGTAATCATCTATTTATGTCTGAACTTTAGTGATAATGAAAGTTTCTTATACCCTCTGATAAATTTTATTGTGTCAAGGTGGTGGTTTATGAGAATCTTTTAGCTCTTCAAGTGTTTAAGCCTGAGggatttaaatacaagagtggGCAATACATGTTTGTCAACTGTGCTGCTGTTTCACCATTTGAATGGTAGGTGATCAGATCCTTTACTTTTACTAGTATGGACACCGCAACTTATCACGCGTTTGATCATCTATGAAAATGTGGAGTGTATATTCCTTTACGGACCCTGTCATCCTGTTCTTTTAGTGACTTCTGAATTTGTGTGACATTAGGCATCCTTTTTCTATCACCTCTGCCCCTGATGATGATTATCTCAGTGTTCATATTCGTAGTGTTGGTGATTGGACAGGAGAAATGAAGGAGGTCTTCTCACAGGTTCGTTCTATTAAATACTAGGACCGCTGAAAAATAACATGTATTTAAAAACAACAGGAACCAGAAGATGTTTGTGATCTGCTAGTATTATATAGCCTCGAATTTATGAAACAACTTGATCCAAtaaacaatatttattattaggtCTGTCAGTCATCACCTAGCGAGAGAAGTGGAGTTCTGACAGCCGAATTTATCAAAGGAACAAACAATACACCCAAGTAAGATTGTACTCTACAGGTTTATCTATGTTTATTGGAAGTTAAACCATCTGTTTATATTCTTCTCTGAACACCATTATGATATCTATGGTACAGTGTTAAAGTGTCGATTGATGGCCCATACGGAGCACCTGCACAAGACTATAAAAGCTATGATTTGTTGTTACTGATAGGGTCAGGTATAGGAGCAACACCCATGATCAGTATTGTAAAGGACATAGTGAACAACATTAAGGCAAGGGAGGAAGAAGAGAATGCTATTGAAGATGGGACAGGCAAAGCTAGTGGCACTGATAGTAATTATTTTAGCCCATCTACAAAAAAATCACCAGGGCAATCCAGTGCCAGTGGCTTCAAAACAAGAAAAGCATATTTCTATTGGGTGACACCTACCCAAGGATCCTTTGAATGGTTTAAAGGGGTGATTAATGAGGTTACTGATGCCGACAAGAATGGTGTCATAGAAATGCATAATCACTGCACTAGTGTGTACGAAAAAGGCAATGCTCAGTCCGCTCTAATCGCCATGCTTCAGTCCATTTACTATGATAAGCATGGAGTCGATGTTGTCACGGGTACTCGGGTCAAGTCTCACTTTGCCAGGCCTAATTGGAAAAAGGTCTACAAGGACATTGCTGACAAACACAAAGATAGCCGAGTTGGTCAGTTCTCATTTCTCAATCTTTTTTCCTAGTTCTGCTGAACTCACATCTAAATTATATAGCCAATactgatatatatattcattattgTAAATGATCAGGTGTGTTTTACTGTGGGCCTCTGCCACTAGGGGAAGTCTTGAAAGATCTAGCTGCCGAATATTCAAACGCAACTTCCACCAAGTTTGATTTTCACAAAGAGAATTTTTAATCTGGAATTGTAGATAAGCGGGTTCAAAGATGTTATCAGATGCTATCAGCACTCATCTCTCTTTCTTTAACCGCGTATGAGTTCCTTGCACTTTCACTAATGAAGATCATAAATCAATTCATTGTGTGTCGAGTAAGCCAATATAAAGTTCTTTGTGTATACTCTGGTATTCTGAGTAGATACCAGTCCTGTGGTATGATGTAAAACAAAACATACTTGTAAATTTTATTCGATTCTTGAACGTCCTGATATGATCTAATATTTACCATTACAAGTAAGACACAAGATGTTCGACATAGTTTATATTCACAAATGTAATTAGCAACAATTTCTCCAACAAACAAACAGACCTGCAGtccaacagcagcagcagcctTCGATTTTCACAATTTACATAACTTCATTccacaaaaaacaaataaatttccCAATCCACTATTTATGCTATTCAATCAAAGCAATCAAGTCTTTTCATGTCAACAGGAACAGAATCAAAATAAAACCAGCTTCAGAACTGCTAAATTTGAGACAGATTCGCATTTTCAGCATGATCCAAGTCCAATAGAGACTTTGAAATTACACTCCTTTTAATTCTTTCCATGGCTTCTAAATCATTAGGTGTAAACATTGCATCAGCAATGCTCACAACTCCTGGACTCTGACTGTTTAACACGGCAATAATAGTAGCAGGCTCAAAACCACCATTTAAGTAGTAATGAAGCAAGCCCCTTGGGATCACAAACACATCGCCTTCCCGAAGAATCCCCTGGAACAGCTGATTGTTTGTATCAATAAATCCAGCAACAACAATACCTTTGCTGACAAAAAATATCTCTGACGCCCTTGGATGAGAGTGTGGCATAACAAGACCATCAATATCCAAGTCAATTCTAGCCACAGATAACCCTAAGGTGTTAAGGCCAGGATATTCTGAGGCAGTGACAATATTAGTTGATGACTGCAGAAAATTATCAGTGTCGCCTTTGTGATTTAGCAATGAGCTTTTAAAATCAGAAGCTGTGATGTTTGTCGGGTTTTTGCAGGGAAAGCCATTTATGAAGATGGTTTGTTTAGGGGAAGTACCTGTTGGACATATATCTTGGAGGTTATCACTATCGCCTGCAAAGCACAGTTTTGCGCAGAGGCATAGTATGAAGGCGATATGACAGAACATCAACAATTTGAACATAATATCACTTTGGTATAGTTTAGATCACAAGATCAGTTTCTAGTTTTGTTTTCCATGTTGGGTGTTCAGATACCACATATATATGTTACAAGTTAGTATCTTGAGAGGGTGAATACAATGAATATGCTTCATACTTGGAGTTCACTTCACTACTTAGTTTCTCAGTGGATTATGTTGTCAGATTTATTTGTTTGTGATATAAAGATGACCTGCTGGTGTCAAGAAGGTCGGATGTCTCCACCAAGCACACCACAATCTCTCTTTTGCTTTAAGTAACTTATGTTTATTGTAATTTCTTGGAGCAACTGCATTGATGAAACTAAAAAAAGCTATTAtctagtaatttttttttgggcCACTTCTTaagtaaaatacaaaaataattcaATGTCAGATCAGTCAATTGATGGTTATGTATGTCAAGTTATGTTGAGGATGTAACCGACCATCTATTTTGTTAAGAGTTCTTAAAAAAGAAAGTAAACATCTTAAGATAGATAACTAATTGTATGGAGTAATCCTCGATCCACCCTAATCAGACAGTTTTTGAAAGAAAGGTTTTTGTTCTGTTTTTCActcaatgaaaataaaaatgccTGCCTAGTTTATGTTCATTGAAGGCCCTTGACATATAAGTATCTAAGTAAACTCAGTTACCAAGTCTTGAAGAATGTCTGAAAAGGAAGTTGCAGAGGCTAGAACACTCAGGTGGACTGTAAGCCTGTTACTGTCACCGTAAAAATAAAGTGTTAAGTGATCAATTCTCCTAAAATGTAAAGGTGTggggaggagggcttaccaggatcgAGTCTCCTATGAGTCTGCGttttgataccatgttaagtgagcAATTcttctaaaacctcaaggtgttagcaATATGAAGTTCTAATTCTCGGAATTTATGGAAAGCAACAGATATAGTAGTTACCCAAGTTTTTTAACTGACAGATATGAAAAGTGTCAGTGCTCTATTTTGTGCATTTAGTAAAATCCTCCTAAACTTCATCCTAATATCTGCAGCTAGCCTGCAACTTCATGCAAAGTTAAAACCCCAAAGGAAAACAATCATGTAGTGATTTGCATGCAGTCTAACAACAAACAAATAGAAGAAATAAATGGTTAAAGCAATGTGATGAGAGCAAGAACatcgaatatattttattaatattggaCTTCAGGATTTACAATTTTCCTCTCTTTGAGGTTCTCTTTCTAATCTCTCTTTTTCATCCTCTGGCAGTTGTCTTATATTATGGGGAATCAAATAGGCCTCATGGGCCTTTTCCTACTTTATGCCCTTTCGGGCCTTACACATATTAGTTATCTTTATTCTAGGGCCCAACACAATGCATCAATAGAAGCCCTGAGAATGGAAGTTGGAGCCCAACGGggtattttattgaaattttctattgattttttttgtcatggaatttgaattttaaaaaatatattaaaatttgaaatattcaattaatatttcagattattttataaattgagTGGTATTCAactgatatattaaattatgcCTAGAAATCTAatgatatttaatcaaaattatttaaaatccattaaaatatattgatattcaaTATCTGTttgatcttttatttttataaattatagatTTTATGAAAATGTTCTGTGTATTTTATGTCTTTTGAAATGTGTTCATGTTACAATAGAATTTGAAGGATTGTGTGATATGTTACCTCAACCCTGTTGGACTAAACATGAAATCAAATTCATGCACAATCTACTGGAATTCTTAAATTGTTACTTAtccattaaattttgaattgaaaatGTGTGTGGGGATTCATTAACCCGATTTGTGATTTATAAGTCAAATCAGATTATTTGTATcgattttttctttctttcttgtcTTGATCAGGCTTTGACAATCTTATTATGTATTTTGATGGGTTATCTTTATTGGGGGCATGTAGATGCCTTATTTTTATCTCATTTGGGATCACTATCATGTATTCGGGTTATACGTACTCATAAAATATAAGACATTCCCTGTATTTGAAGTAAGTTATGTCTTTTTCAGTCAGTTAAATTAAGAGGTAAAACGTAACGATTAGTATTAATTGTTATATACATGGTCCATTTAATCgaacaataatatttttaattctttttttattattttcttgtctTCGTTATTGTGAAATGGTTGGAGATCATATATTGGCGAATTCTTTGAAATCACAAATCGACATGTATGTctcattttaattaaaagaaaTCGTATAATTAATCATCTGGTAACGTAAAATGTTTGTCTACTTGAAATTGATcgtattttcattaatatttacaaaatctaaATCAATTATACTCATGAAAGCTACAATACAGTCaataaaaatatgtgtattGTAAAAAAATGAACTTAGTTTTGAAATTTATGTTATCAAACAAAGATGTAAAGCATTTCAGCTTTACACACCTATATCTCTTCGTATATTACTTCGTTCAATCTATCcttctttattttattactttattcTCCATTTATTTTCTTGGATCTTCTTTATCACTTTCAGTTATGAGCTTACATAAGAGAGGGAAATCATTTATAGAAAAAGTTGGTGTTTGTTATGCACATCTTTATCATAAATAGGTAAAAGTTAAAATGTATACGTCTATTGTCTATCTGGTATCCATTCTATTAATGTCAATTTCGATCGTCTTAAACCATGTCAAAAATTGAGATTAGTATTATGCGAActtaaaatgttttatttttgacttatCAAGTATTTTTTATGAGATATTTGTATGATTATTAAAACATTTTAGATACGTTATTATGCGCTAGAACATGatatccttatatatatgtgtgtctgtgtatatatattagctTATAGGCTGTTTGGGCATCTATAATATctgttttttataattaaaatttatattaaaaaataaaattttcaaataattgatAAACATATCGCTGGGttagtatattttattagacATGTTCAATAAGTTCCAATAAGCAAGTTCATTAAAATATAGGACTGAGaaacatatttaaaaaagatgtttgataatgttttaattataataaaaagatcCATCAAAACATatcatcaaataaaataataaattcaccAACTAATATAGGTATCGATTAACCTACTAAACTTTATACATTCcaatttttaataataccaTATGAATGTATATGTGTTTTTGTTGTTtgtgttaaaattattttttttattaatccaAACTTAATTTAGTCCAATAattcaattataaattttatgaattttctcattattatatcaaataatttttaagatatCATTAATGATTATCTGGCtgaaaaattcattattttcacAGGATAAGATCGACATTTTCCTCCTTTCCTtctatgaaaatattttccattaTCCTCGTAGACAAGTTTCTAATATCTTAGCGGTAAAACGTAAAGTTTTTTCCACGAACATAATGGGACCTTTTTCGTTGTTCGTTTCTCATTTATCATTTTgcaagataaaatattttaacaatcaTGGCAGTATAATACGATCATTTTTTTAGGGGAACgacataaaataaataattatcaatttaattaaaaaagtaaatatgaaaaagTAATACTCCCAAATAATCACAAAAGTATATAACAGATACCCGAGAGAATTTATTATCCTCAAGAAAATCAAATCCGTATCGAGCAAATCAAATTCATATCGGGATATTAGTATATTACTACATACAACTACtaactgtaaaaaaaaaaagtcaaaactTACCAGCCAACTGTAACTGACCAAATACTCATCACAGGAGCACGTGGCATCATATTACTGGCTCGGCCTAATTATTCATGCGCGTTATGACGCGTAAATAAGGCAAATTTACCTTCATCGCAAGTCAAAACAGTCACTGTCACTCTATCCCACCAAATATTACGCGAATTAACCAAACAGTAATTCCCACAGTAAATACCTGTAGATTTTGGTCAGATATAAATTCAAGCAGTGGCAATATCcgtaattaatattaaaattgaggGTAAAAGCGTAATATTGGACTAGCATTCATTCCTTCAATTCAATATATAATAACCCCATTACACACACTTTGTTTATACAAGTTCTGTTGATCCGCCGTCCGAGTAAACTGAAACTTGCAACAACAAAGAGCTTCGTAATAGGTATTAATCTCAGATCTATTTAACTGAATTTAATTATACACACATTCATCTGTATCTATATGTTGCTCACATCTCGATGCTGTTTCTGTTGATTCGTTTTGCTATGTATGTGCTTGTGTAtatgaatctgttgatgttgatTATTGAATTTTGGGATTTGTAATGGTTGTGAATAGTGATGATTGATTAGATCTGAGGTTTTGTGATGATATCGTGATGGAATTGAGTTGATGCTCTGGATTTGTCTCTGTTTTCGTGTGTTTTGTgcttgtttgtgtttgtgtggtGTTCGGATTTGTGGATTGGTGGTTTTGTTAGTGGCGAGATGCGTGATCACGGATAGTGTTTGGTTTTGTGATTGTTTTCGTGTTTGTTTGGATGAATGGATCAGGCCGGTGGAAGATTAGTTCTTTTGGTTGGGAGATTTGTCTGTTTGTATTGTTtttggttgtgtgtatggactGTAGATGTTGAATTTTCTGTTGTTGGTTTGTGTTTTTTAATTGCACGTGTTTGAGTGGTGTGAAGATGGAGTTTTGGTGTTTCGGGATTTTATATCGTTGTTGTGGATTGATTGATTGGATTGCTGAAAGTGTGTTGATTGATGTACATTGCCTGGATTGTTGGATgtgaaattctgatttaataACAAagcataattaattattgtttttattgtgGTGGAATGCGGATTTCTTGTGAAGCACGGTTAATAATAGTTTTTCTTGTGCAGACGTTTTTGCGGTCAGGATGGCGACAGTAGGAGCATCGGGATGGTTGAAGGGAAAAGTCAAAGCTGTTCCATCTGGGGACTCTCTGGTTATAATGGGGAACACAAAGGCTGAAATTCCTCCCGAAAAGACCATAACCTTGTCATCTCTTGTTGCTCCAAGATTGGTAATATTATACAGGCTTTAAAGCTTAAAtctttatat
This genomic window from Daucus carota subsp. sativus chromosome 7, DH1 v3.0, whole genome shotgun sequence contains:
- the LOC108195773 gene encoding germin-like protein subfamily 3 member 4 translates to MFKLLMFCHIAFILCLCAKLCFAGDSDNLQDICPTGTSPKQTIFINGFPCKNPTNITASDFKSSLLNHKGDTDNFLQSSTNIVTASEYPGLNTLGLSVARIDLDIDGLVMPHSHPRASEIFFVSKGIVVAGFIDTNNQLFQGILREGDVFVIPRGLLHYYLNGGFEPATIIAVLNSQSPGVVSIADAMFTPNDLEAMERIKRSVISKSLLDLDHAENANLSQI
- the LOC108195772 gene encoding respiratory burst oxidase homolog protein C, producing the protein MEAEDGGSNNNVNVNSSDDRMEITLAARQNSVEVHSKATKDANVQHSKWTQLAKRSTFGSMKIRQVSEELQRLAALSKRPLEKYDRAKSGAVHASSGFNFVSKGSGGTNWMAVENNFKKLTENTNGLLPRARFWECIGEKVVSRDFAEGLFDAIAKRKNIMGNSINKVQLKEFWDQISDQNFDSRLQTFFDMVDKDADGRISKDEVREIITLTASANKLSTIKNRADEYATLIMEELDTENLGYIMIEKMEMLLLRAENMEAEAPSKPSQEIKPTHYQVILRTYKDFQYFVAENWKKVWVLAVWLGIMAGLFAYKYVQYKNKAAYQVMGVCVCLAKGAAETLKFNMALILLPVCRNTITWLRNKTRLGDAVPFDNNIKFHQIITVGIAIGVGIHGLAHLTCDFPRLLHADEEKYELMEPFFGKDQPPNYWWFVKGVEGITGIVMVVLMAIAFTLASPWLRSRKVEPKNLKTASPSKNPDANSPIYLKELKRGLEQILNKLTGFNAFWYSHHLFVIVYALLIVHGVKLYLTHDWYKKTTWMYLAVPIILYACERFIRTYRSSIKAVNIKKVVVYENLLALQVFKPEGFKYKSGQYMFVNCAAVSPFEWHPFSITSAPDDDYLSVHIRSVGDWTGEMKEVFSQVCQSSPSERSGVLTAEFIKGTNNTPNVKVSIDGPYGAPAQDYKSYDLLLLIGSGIGATPMISIVKDIVNNIKAREEEENAIEDGTGKASGTDSNYFSPSTKKSPGQSSASGFKTRKAYFYWVTPTQGSFEWFKGVINEVTDADKNGVIEMHNHCTSVYEKGNAQSALIAMLQSIYYDKHGVDVVTGTRVKSHFARPNWKKVYKDIADKHKDSRVGVFYCGPLPLGEVLKDLAAEYSNATSTKFDFHKENF